Proteins encoded in a region of the Streptomyces sp. NBC_00258 genome:
- a CDS encoding DEAD/DEAH box helicase, with product MAEGEGAVDSPVPVGRKTRTVVGRGERLRGLARGVLDDHARAVDQVRTALAPVLAELVAQELEGIPVSRLKDVTEGRLRLGALEAAGLGSVRAVFDASRYELRQIPGVGAQTADQALAAARQIARAVEETVSVRIDVDHPEPRTTALVIALRRLVEAGPELRRAVDAATELDRRFKTLLPAARPATGRLRMALTGRARRESALAAVAELRALTGDAVAKGVPMLLTQASTDLLRESASDAEAWVDFELRSPEYYSQLAEIAGSAPDVEAAEGFLPAEVADRVHAQGLDDTHRRVSLRGYQSFGARFALAQRRVVLGDEMGLGKTVQAIAVLAHLAADGHRHFLVVCPASVLINWTREIRSRSTLRAVPVHGPGRQDAYAEWRERGGVAVTTFDVLHSLPDPAKAAKGSKGPADAPAALVVDEAHYVKNPDARRSRAVARWTDRCERVLFLTGTPMENRVEEFRTLVRYLQPELVPKIQGSDAVAGPHTFRRSVAPAYLRRNQQDVLTELPALVQVDEWEELSAADQDAYREAVAAGNFMAMRRAAYAHAEKSAKLQRLRELVAEAAVNDLKVVVFSYFRDVLATVQQAVGEGALGPLAGGVPAGRRQQLVDEFTAASGHAVLLCQIEAGGVGLNLQAASVVILCEPQVKPTLEHQAVARAHRMGQVRSVQVHRLLATDSVDDRLLRILESKTRLFDAYARRSDVAEATPDAVDVSDGTIARRIVEEEQQRLAAG from the coding sequence ATGGCGGAGGGCGAGGGGGCGGTCGACAGCCCCGTACCGGTGGGGCGGAAGACCCGTACGGTCGTCGGGCGGGGCGAGCGGCTGCGCGGGCTCGCGCGAGGAGTGCTCGACGATCACGCGCGGGCCGTCGACCAGGTGCGTACGGCCCTCGCGCCGGTCCTCGCCGAACTGGTCGCCCAGGAGCTGGAGGGCATCCCGGTCTCACGCCTGAAGGACGTCACCGAGGGACGGCTCAGGCTCGGGGCCCTCGAGGCGGCGGGGCTCGGATCGGTGCGCGCAGTGTTTGACGCGAGCCGGTACGAGCTGCGGCAGATACCGGGGGTCGGAGCACAGACCGCCGACCAGGCGCTCGCCGCCGCCCGGCAGATCGCCCGCGCGGTCGAGGAGACCGTGTCCGTACGGATCGACGTCGACCACCCCGAACCGCGGACCACCGCCCTCGTCATCGCGCTGCGCCGGCTGGTCGAGGCCGGACCCGAGCTGCGCCGGGCCGTGGACGCCGCCACAGAGCTCGACCGCAGGTTCAAGACGCTTCTCCCGGCGGCCCGTCCCGCCACCGGGCGGCTGCGCATGGCCCTCACGGGCAGGGCCAGACGTGAGAGCGCCCTCGCCGCCGTCGCGGAACTCCGCGCGCTGACGGGCGACGCCGTCGCCAAGGGCGTACCGATGCTGCTCACGCAGGCGTCCACCGACCTGCTGCGGGAGTCCGCGTCCGACGCCGAGGCGTGGGTGGACTTCGAGCTGAGGTCCCCGGAGTACTACAGCCAGCTCGCCGAGATCGCCGGGAGCGCGCCCGACGTCGAGGCCGCCGAGGGGTTCCTGCCGGCCGAGGTCGCGGACCGGGTGCACGCGCAGGGGCTCGACGACACGCACCGACGGGTCTCGCTCCGCGGGTACCAGTCCTTCGGCGCGCGGTTCGCGCTCGCCCAGCGCCGGGTGGTCCTCGGCGACGAGATGGGGCTCGGCAAGACCGTCCAGGCCATCGCCGTGCTCGCGCATCTCGCCGCCGACGGACACAGACACTTCCTGGTGGTGTGCCCGGCGAGCGTACTGATCAACTGGACGCGCGAGATCCGCTCCCGCAGCACCCTGCGTGCGGTGCCCGTGCACGGACCCGGCCGGCAGGACGCGTACGCCGAGTGGCGTGAGCGTGGCGGCGTCGCGGTCACCACCTTCGACGTGCTGCACAGCCTGCCTGACCCGGCGAAGGCCGCTAAGGGTTCGAAGGGACCGGCCGACGCCCCCGCCGCGCTCGTCGTCGACGAGGCCCACTACGTCAAGAACCCCGACGCCCGTCGATCCCGGGCCGTCGCGCGATGGACCGACCGGTGCGAGCGCGTCCTGTTCCTCACGGGCACGCCGATGGAGAACCGCGTCGAGGAGTTCCGCACCCTCGTCCGCTACCTCCAGCCCGAGCTGGTGCCGAAGATCCAGGGCAGCGACGCGGTCGCGGGCCCGCACACGTTCCGCAGGTCCGTCGCCCCCGCCTATCTGCGGCGCAACCAGCAGGACGTGCTCACCGAACTGCCCGCGCTCGTCCAGGTCGACGAGTGGGAGGAGCTCAGCGCCGCCGACCAGGACGCCTACCGCGAGGCGGTCGCCGCCGGGAACTTCATGGCGATGCGCAGAGCCGCGTACGCGCACGCCGAGAAGTCGGCGAAGCTCCAGCGGCTGCGCGAACTCGTCGCGGAAGCCGCCGTGAACGACCTGAAGGTGGTCGTCTTCTCCTACTTCCGGGACGTCCTCGCCACCGTCCAACAGGCCGTCGGCGAAGGCGCGTTGGGGCCGCTGGCGGGCGGTGTGCCCGCCGGCCGGCGACAGCAGCTCGTCGACGAGTTCACGGCGGCGTCCGGGCACGCCGTGCTGCTCTGCCAGATCGAGGCCGGCGGTGTCGGCCTCAACCTCCAGGCCGCTTCCGTCGTGATCCTCTGCGAGCCGCAGGTCAAGCCGACCCTGGAGCACCAGGCCGTCGCCCGCGCCCACCGCATGGGGCAGGTCCGCTCGGTCCAGGTGCACCGGCTCCTCGCCACGGACAGCGTGGACGACCGGCTGCTGCGGATCCTGGAGAGCAAGACCCGCCTCTTCGACGCGTACGCCCGCCGCAGTGACGTCGCCGAGGCGACGCCGGATGCGGTCGATGTGTCGGACGGCACGATTGCTCGGCGGATTGTGGAGGAGGAACAGCAGAGGCTGGCTGCGGGGTGA
- a CDS encoding proline hydroxylase — protein MRFGVGVSDHRTKEGGVSDGYWSAVEAGGHAWQGLGLPYDPFAKCRESLAVDWPGRVSVGRRGGREMAPGVAREPNYGFRIHFDDSLREFEGDLLDAPLVAQFAFNLYLSVPDTGGETVIWRHRWHPRDETFRLPQSYGYAEEVVGDAESVEIQPRVADALLLDPRNFHAVRAGQGARRIALGFSMGLTATGELLTWG, from the coding sequence ATGCGGTTCGGTGTCGGCGTCAGCGACCACCGCACGAAGGAAGGCGGGGTCTCTGACGGCTACTGGTCTGCCGTCGAGGCCGGAGGCCATGCCTGGCAGGGCCTCGGACTCCCGTACGACCCTTTCGCGAAGTGCCGTGAGTCGTTGGCCGTGGACTGGCCGGGGAGGGTTTCGGTGGGGCGCCGCGGCGGCCGGGAGATGGCGCCCGGAGTGGCCCGCGAGCCCAACTACGGTTTCCGGATCCACTTCGACGACTCCTTGCGTGAGTTCGAGGGCGATCTGCTGGACGCCCCACTGGTGGCGCAGTTCGCGTTCAATCTCTACCTCAGCGTGCCAGACACCGGGGGAGAGACCGTCATCTGGCGGCACCGCTGGCATCCACGTGACGAGACGTTCCGACTGCCGCAGTCCTATGGCTATGCCGAGGAAGTGGTGGGAGACGCCGAGTCGGTCGAGATCCAGCCCCGCGTCGCAGATGCGTTGCTGCTCGACCCGCGCAACTTCCACGCAGTGCGAGCGGGCCAGGGCGCGCGGCGCATTGCACTGGGGTTTTCGATGGGGCTCACCGCGACCGGTGAGCTGCTCACCTGGGGGTGA
- a CDS encoding threonine synthase, whose amino-acid sequence MTPLPDCFCPVDGTRVPMDSLAWCCPVCRGPLDLDFAPTPASLKSLAGRVNSLWRYAECLPLSSPSVSLGEGRTPLVPLKDGVSAKLDFLMPTLSFKDRGAVLLAELALRLRPGRVVADSSGNAGTAVAAYCARAQLPCTVYVPDGTSAKKLEQIGAHGARLEVVPGDREAAARAAREAADEEGTFYASHVFNPYFLHGTKTYVHELWEDLGGRLPEVIVVPVGNGTLLLGASLAIAELHAAGMIDRRPALYAVQSAAVAPLAHAWHEGADDLVGVTPAAPTFAEGIAIPRPPRARQILRAVRESGGTFLTVTEDQLRHAQSDLASQGLYVESTGVACWAAVREGALGARTAVVPLCGAGLKTGLAHL is encoded by the coding sequence ATGACTCCCTTGCCGGATTGTTTCTGCCCGGTGGACGGCACGCGCGTCCCCATGGACTCGCTCGCGTGGTGCTGTCCGGTCTGCCGCGGCCCCCTCGACCTGGACTTCGCGCCCACGCCCGCCTCCCTCAAGTCCCTTGCGGGCAGGGTGAATTCCCTCTGGCGTTACGCGGAGTGCCTGCCCCTGTCGTCCCCCTCGGTGTCGCTCGGCGAGGGCCGCACCCCGCTGGTCCCGCTCAAGGACGGCGTTTCGGCCAAGCTGGACTTCCTGATGCCGACGCTCTCCTTCAAGGACCGCGGGGCCGTCCTGCTCGCCGAACTGGCCCTGCGGCTGCGACCGGGCCGGGTCGTCGCGGACAGCAGCGGCAACGCGGGCACGGCGGTCGCCGCGTACTGCGCCAGGGCCCAGCTGCCCTGCACGGTCTACGTCCCCGACGGCACGTCCGCGAAGAAGCTGGAGCAGATCGGGGCGCACGGGGCCCGCCTCGAAGTCGTCCCGGGCGACCGGGAGGCGGCCGCGCGTGCGGCCCGGGAGGCCGCGGACGAGGAGGGCACGTTCTACGCCTCGCACGTCTTCAACCCCTACTTCCTGCACGGCACGAAGACGTACGTCCATGAGCTGTGGGAGGACCTCGGCGGCCGGCTCCCCGAGGTGATCGTCGTCCCCGTCGGCAACGGCACGCTCCTGCTCGGCGCGTCCCTCGCGATCGCCGAGCTGCACGCGGCGGGAATGATCGACCGCCGGCCCGCCCTGTACGCGGTCCAGTCCGCCGCCGTCGCCCCGCTCGCCCACGCCTGGCACGAGGGCGCCGACGACCTGGTCGGAGTCACCCCGGCGGCCCCCACGTTCGCCGAGGGCATCGCGATCCCCCGCCCGCCCCGGGCCCGCCAGATCCTGCGCGCGGTCCGGGAGTCCGGCGGCACCTTCCTCACCGTGACGGAGGACCAACTCCGCCACGCCCAGAGCGACCTGGCCTCGCAGGGTCTGTACGTCGAGTCGACGGGGGTGGCGTGCTGGGCGGCGGTACGGGAGGGGGCGCTGGGGGCGCGCACTGCTGTCGTGCCCCTGTGCGGGGCGGGCCTGAAAACGGGGCTCGCGCATTTGTAG
- a CDS encoding RidA family protein, protein MPSTAGPRIRLRELGLELPDVSPPKGAYIPALRSGSHVFVAGQVPMENGELVTTGRVGVDVTPEYAKELSRLCALAALAAVDSVVDLDCVVRVVKVTGYVASAAGFTGQPGVVDGASDLLLSVFGDAGRHARSALGAAELPLGSPVEIEIIVEVTA, encoded by the coding sequence ATGCCGTCGACTGCAGGCCCTCGTATCCGACTGCGCGAACTTGGCCTCGAACTTCCCGATGTCAGCCCGCCCAAAGGTGCGTACATCCCCGCACTTCGCAGCGGGAGCCATGTGTTTGTCGCGGGCCAGGTCCCCATGGAAAACGGCGAACTCGTCACCACCGGCAGAGTGGGTGTCGATGTCACACCGGAGTACGCGAAGGAACTGAGCAGGCTGTGCGCTCTTGCCGCGCTCGCCGCCGTCGACTCGGTCGTGGATCTGGACTGCGTCGTACGGGTGGTGAAGGTGACAGGTTACGTCGCTTCCGCCGCGGGCTTCACAGGCCAGCCGGGGGTGGTCGACGGAGCGAGCGACCTCTTGCTCTCCGTCTTCGGGGACGCCGGACGGCATGCGCGGAGCGCCCTCGGGGCCGCCGAACTGCCGCTCGGCTCGCCTGTCGAAATCGAGATCATCGTCGAGGTGACCGCCTGA
- a CDS encoding rhomboid family intramembrane serine protease — protein sequence MAYGPYGVAVPAPASRGERVKYAALLTGGWVALLWVLEAIDVATGHALDTFGITPREFGELRDIVPAAFVHFGWDHLVANSVPLLLLGFLAALSGIRRFLAVVTVTILVSGLGVWLTASEHSITAGASGVVFGLFGYLLVRGFVDRRIGDVVIGLIVGAVYGSILWGVLPTTAGVSWQGHLFGLIGGVASAFVFRRPREARL from the coding sequence ATGGCGTACGGGCCGTACGGCGTGGCTGTTCCCGCGCCGGCGTCGCGCGGTGAGCGGGTCAAGTACGCGGCCCTGCTGACGGGCGGCTGGGTCGCCCTGCTGTGGGTGCTGGAAGCCATCGACGTGGCGACCGGCCACGCCCTGGACACGTTCGGCATCACCCCGCGCGAGTTCGGCGAGCTGCGGGACATCGTGCCCGCCGCCTTCGTGCACTTCGGCTGGGACCATCTCGTGGCGAACAGCGTGCCGCTGCTGCTCCTCGGCTTCCTCGCCGCGCTGTCCGGGATCCGCCGCTTCCTCGCCGTCGTCACCGTGACGATCCTCGTCAGCGGCCTGGGCGTCTGGCTCACCGCGTCCGAACACTCCATAACCGCGGGCGCGTCCGGTGTCGTCTTCGGTCTCTTCGGCTATCTGCTGGTCCGCGGCTTCGTGGACCGCCGGATCGGTGACGTGGTCATAGGGCTCATCGTCGGCGCGGTCTACGGCTCGATCCTGTGGGGCGTACTGCCGACGACGGCCGGAGTCAGCTGGCAGGGGCATCTCTTCGGCCTCATCGGCGGGGTGGCCTCGGCGTTCGTGTTCCGACGGCCACGCGAGGCGCGCCTCTAG
- a CDS encoding PhzF family phenazine biosynthesis protein, with amino-acid sequence MQVLRYAAFTADPVGGNPAGVVLDATGVDDVTMQATAAEIGYSETAFLVPLEEQGTGAFAIRYFSPRAEVSFCGHATIATAVAHAERHGVGALRLLTQAGPVTVTTRTSEDGPVVATLVSVAPSSVPIPDLVLAELLAALRWSGGELASTLPPRAAYAGAWHPVIAAASRERLADLDYDFTALADLMAREGWATVDLVHRESPTVYHARNPFPPGGVVEDPATGAAAAAFGGYLRELGLVTPPTSLTVHQGRDMGRPSSITVSVPEEPGSGIAVSGSAVQL; translated from the coding sequence ATGCAGGTATTGCGATACGCAGCGTTCACAGCCGACCCGGTCGGCGGCAATCCCGCGGGGGTGGTGCTCGACGCCACTGGCGTCGACGACGTGACCATGCAGGCGACGGCCGCGGAGATCGGCTACTCCGAGACCGCGTTTCTGGTGCCGTTGGAGGAGCAGGGCACGGGCGCTTTCGCCATCCGCTACTTCAGCCCGCGCGCGGAGGTGTCGTTCTGCGGACATGCCACGATCGCCACGGCTGTTGCCCACGCCGAACGCCACGGTGTCGGAGCGTTGCGGCTGCTTACCCAAGCCGGCCCGGTCACCGTCACCACCAGGACCAGCGAGGACGGTCCGGTCGTCGCCACCTTGGTGAGCGTCGCACCGAGTTCGGTGCCGATTCCCGACCTTGTACTGGCCGAGTTGCTCGCCGCTCTCCGCTGGTCGGGCGGCGAACTCGCTTCCACGCTGCCCCCGCGCGCCGCGTATGCCGGCGCCTGGCACCCGGTCATCGCCGCTGCCAGCCGCGAACGGCTCGCCGATCTGGACTACGACTTCACGGCCCTCGCCGACCTGATGGCCCGCGAGGGCTGGGCCACCGTTGACCTTGTCCACCGGGAGTCCCCGACCGTGTATCACGCGCGCAACCCCTTCCCGCCTGGCGGAGTCGTCGAGGACCCCGCAACAGGAGCGGCGGCCGCCGCCTTCGGCGGATACCTGCGGGAGCTAGGTCTGGTAACCCCACCGACCAGCTTGACGGTTCATCAGGGGCGAGACATGGGACGGCCCAGCAGCATCACGGTATCGGTGCCGGAGGAGCCGGGCAGCGGTATCGCGGTCTCGGGAAGCGCCGTGCAACTCTAG
- a CDS encoding serine hydrolase domain-containing protein, whose amino-acid sequence MRRTPSRRLFTAALLVASVLAPMTAIPATTVHAAGVGRHDGNRHCVDPHGVGRHDKHECPPDGLGRKLTARLDKAIADVRREADIPGVIVGLWMPGKGSYVRATGVADTATGRPMTTDPFMRIGSETKTFTVTALLKLVDDGRIRLDDPISKYIHGVPGGKRITLRHLAEMRSGLFPYSADADFEHDLLSDPTRSFTPREVLAYGFKHKNTFKPGKQFQYSNSNLVLLGLVIEKVSGHNLVDFIDKRVLRPAHLRHTLFPLDAEFPEPHPRGYTNQTLSGDVEDATDWNPSWGWAAGAMISNLHDLRRWAKIVATGTLLSPQTQRERLKTLPTGYPGTNYGLGIFESDGWIGHNGSIPGYESVTVYLPSKKATLVVLLNTDISYEGKEPSSVLAQKITEIVTPKNIYDRPVPPR is encoded by the coding sequence ATGCGACGTACCCCCTCCCGACGGCTGTTCACCGCAGCGCTCCTCGTGGCGTCGGTGCTGGCGCCGATGACAGCGATTCCCGCCACGACGGTCCACGCCGCGGGCGTCGGCCGGCACGACGGCAACCGCCACTGCGTGGACCCGCACGGCGTCGGCCGGCACGACAAGCACGAGTGTCCGCCGGACGGACTCGGTCGCAAGTTGACCGCCCGGCTGGACAAGGCCATCGCGGACGTCCGCCGGGAGGCCGACATCCCCGGCGTCATCGTCGGACTGTGGATGCCGGGCAAGGGAAGCTACGTACGCGCGACCGGGGTCGCCGACACCGCCACCGGCAGGCCGATGACCACCGACCCGTTCATGCGGATCGGCAGCGAGACCAAGACCTTCACCGTCACCGCGCTGCTCAAGCTCGTCGACGACGGACGGATCCGCCTGGACGACCCGATCTCCAAGTACATCCATGGCGTGCCGGGCGGCAAGCGGATCACACTGCGTCATCTCGCCGAGATGCGCAGCGGCCTGTTCCCGTACAGCGCCGACGCGGACTTCGAGCACGATCTGCTGAGCGACCCGACTCGCTCGTTCACCCCGCGTGAGGTGCTCGCGTACGGCTTCAAGCACAAGAACACCTTCAAGCCGGGGAAGCAGTTCCAGTACTCCAACAGCAACCTCGTCCTCCTCGGCCTGGTGATCGAGAAGGTCAGCGGGCACAACCTCGTCGACTTCATCGACAAGCGGGTGCTCCGCCCGGCCCACCTGCGCCACACGCTGTTCCCCCTGGACGCCGAGTTCCCCGAGCCGCACCCGCGCGGCTACACCAACCAGACGCTCAGCGGCGACGTCGAGGACGCCACGGACTGGAACCCCAGCTGGGGCTGGGCGGCCGGGGCGATGATCTCGAACCTGCACGACCTGCGCCGCTGGGCCAAGATCGTCGCCACCGGGACACTGCTCAGCCCGCAGACCCAGCGGGAACGGCTCAAGACGCTGCCGACCGGCTACCCCGGCACGAACTACGGCCTCGGCATCTTCGAGTCCGACGGCTGGATCGGCCACAACGGCTCCATCCCCGGCTACGAGAGCGTGACCGTCTACCTCCCGTCGAAGAAGGCCACCCTGGTGGTCCTCCTCAACACCGACATCTCCTACGAGGGCAAGGAGCCGTCCTCGGTCCTCGCCCAGAAGATCACCGAAATCGTGACCCCGAAGAACATCTACGACCGGCCGGTCCCGCCGCGCTAG